Proteins co-encoded in one Tachysurus fulvidraco isolate hzauxx_2018 chromosome 17, HZAU_PFXX_2.0, whole genome shotgun sequence genomic window:
- the sh2d1ab gene encoding SH2 domain-containing protein 1A → MQRTAPSGTMESLSFYHGAISREMCERRLAEVGKDGSYLIRDSESIPGVFCLCVLCNGYVYTYRLQQNNAGSWAAETAPGQQKRLFRKVKNLISAFEKPDQGIAIPLLYPVTVQNHYSPDRSNISA, encoded by the exons ATGCAGAGAACCGCACCAAGTGGAACAATGGAATCGCTGTCTTTTTATCATGGGGCCATCAGCCGTGAGATGTGTGAGAGGCGCCTGGCTGAGGTTGGCAAGGATGGCAGCTACTTAATCAGAGACAGTGAAAGCATCCCTGGTGTTTTCTGCCTCTGTGTGTT GTGCAATGGCTATGTCTACACTTACCGCTTACAGCAAAACAATGCAGGCTCCTGGGCAGCAGAG ACAGCACCTGGTCAACAGAAACGGTTGTTTCGTAAAGTGAAGAATTTGATAAGTGCTTTTGAGAAACCAGACCAGGGCATTGCCATTCCCCTTCTCTACCCTGTGACTGTTCAGAATCATTACAGCCCGGATAGATCCAATATCTCAGCATAA